In Rhinolophus sinicus isolate RSC01 chromosome X, ASM3656204v1, whole genome shotgun sequence, a single genomic region encodes these proteins:
- the COX7B gene encoding cytochrome c oxidase subunit 7B, mitochondrial yields the protein MFPLAKNALSRLPARSIQQTMARQIHQKRTPDFHDKYGNAVLASGVTFCVATWTYTATQIGIEWNLSPVGRVTPKEWRDQ from the exons ATGTTTCCCTTGGCCAAAAATGCATTAAGTCGTCTCCCAG ctcgAAGTATTCAGCAAACAATGGCAAGGCAGATTCACCAGAAACGGACACCTGATTTCCATGACAAATATGGTAATGCTGTTTTAGCTAGTGGAGTCACTTTCTGTGTTGCTACATGGACATAT ACAGCAACACAAATTGGAATAGAATGGAACCTGTCCCCTGTTGGCAGAGTCACCCCAAAGGAATGGCGAGATCAGTAA